One region of Polaribacter pectinis genomic DNA includes:
- a CDS encoding outer membrane beta-barrel protein: protein MKKIIFTLLLASSLIITGQEKEDKGTFTLSGSVDTYYSSNLSKNSLGSVGILSDVPANGFGLGMANTVFTYEKGKAGVVADLAYGPRANAANAYAGAINQLYAYYKASEKVTLTLGQFNTFYGYEVISPTGNFNYSVSYLFNAGPFSHTGLKVDYAASEDLSFMLAVTNPHGITAGSNPTTDYQLGFQAGYKGQYFNLAYGADGFGFTDVLYLDYTGGFDLTDNFYLGINAAYANSSDADAGYQGIALYLQNAFSETFSLGLRPEFFTTTSGAGDASQSAYTLSANKTLTESLKIIAEVRYDTSKDVTFFGKDNVTGATLAAVYSF, encoded by the coding sequence ATGAAGAAAATTATTTTTACTTTATTATTAGCAAGTAGTTTAATAATAACTGGACAGGAAAAAGAAGACAAAGGAACTTTTACTTTAAGTGGAAGCGTAGACACTTATTATTCAAGTAATTTATCAAAAAACTCATTAGGTTCAGTAGGAATCTTATCTGATGTACCTGCTAACGGGTTTGGTTTAGGTATGGCGAATACTGTTTTTACTTATGAAAAAGGAAAAGCAGGAGTTGTTGCTGATTTAGCTTACGGACCAAGAGCAAATGCAGCAAATGCATATGCTGGAGCAATTAATCAACTATATGCTTATTATAAGGCATCAGAAAAAGTTACTTTAACTTTAGGTCAGTTTAATACTTTTTATGGGTATGAAGTGATTTCTCCAACAGGAAACTTTAACTATTCTGTTTCTTACTTATTTAATGCAGGGCCTTTTTCTCACACTGGTTTAAAGGTAGACTATGCAGCTTCTGAAGATTTATCTTTTATGTTAGCTGTTACAAATCCTCATGGAATCACAGCAGGATCTAACCCGACTACAGATTATCAATTAGGTTTTCAAGCAGGTTACAAAGGTCAATACTTTAACCTTGCATACGGTGCAGATGGTTTTGGTTTTACAGATGTATTATATTTAGATTATACAGGTGGCTTTGACTTAACTGATAATTTTTATTTAGGAATAAATGCTGCTTATGCAAACTCAAGTGACGCAGATGCAGGTTACCAAGGTATAGCATTATACTTGCAAAATGCATTTTCAGAAACTTTCTCTTTAGGATTAAGACCTGAATTTTTCACAACAACTTCTGGAGCAGGAGATGCTAGTCAATCTGCATACACACTTTCTGCTAACAAAACATTAACTGAAAGCCTAAAAATAATTGCAGAAGTAAGATATGACACTTCTAAAGACGTAACTTTCTTTGGAAAAGACAATGTAACTGGAGCAACTTTAGCTGCTGTTTACTCTTTCTAA